In the genome of Deltaproteobacteria bacterium, one region contains:
- a CDS encoding class I SAM-dependent methyltransferase produces MNREYFTRYCGRAPYEQIWLEHSGAENCVATLRRMRAPIGSALVLGAATGQILAHLERALGVRPHGCEISAWAHARIPPRHRRSIERADLRHYLPRLERAGRRFDLIFSNALVYLAARDVPTVLAAASRVGELFHFYSSTSEDHEPEDPQRVTLRPRSWWRARFVAAGWAPTRSRYLWRSRRVG; encoded by the coding sequence GTGAATCGCGAATACTTCACCCGCTACTGCGGGCGCGCCCCGTACGAGCAGATCTGGCTCGAGCACAGCGGGGCGGAAAACTGCGTCGCCACGTTGCGCCGCATGCGCGCACCGATCGGCTCGGCGCTCGTGCTCGGCGCGGCCACGGGACAGATCCTCGCGCACCTCGAAAGGGCGCTCGGCGTTCGCCCGCACGGCTGCGAGATCAGCGCGTGGGCCCACGCTCGGATCCCGCCTCGCCACCGCCGCAGCATCGAGCGCGCCGACCTGCGGCACTACCTGCCTCGCCTCGAGCGCGCGGGACGGCGTTTCGACCTGATCTTCTCGAACGCGCTGGTCTACCTGGCGGCGCGAGATGTGCCGACCGTGCTCGCGGCCGCCAGCCGCGTCGGCGAGCTGTTCCACTTCTACAGCAGCACGAGCGAGGACCACGAGCCCGAAGACCCGCAGCGCGTGACGCTGCGGCCGCGAAGCTGGTGGCGCGCAAGGTTCGTCGCGGCCGGCTGGGCGCCCACGCGAAGCCGCTACCTGTGGCGAAGCAGGCGGGTCGGATGA
- a CDS encoding helix-turn-helix domain-containing protein has translation MGMAENLITVREAANFLRISARTVYRLIESGQIGAVRIGKQWRIPANDLPGVTIVEGPNGPQLQTQATSNA, from the coding sequence ATGGGAATGGCGGAGAATCTGATCACGGTTCGCGAGGCGGCCAACTTCCTGCGCATCTCGGCGCGAACGGTCTACCGGCTGATCGAGTCGGGCCAGATCGGCGCGGTGCGGATCGGCAAGCAGTGGCGCATTCCGGCGAACGATCTTCCGGGCGTGACGATCGTCGAGGGTCCGAACGGCCCGCAGCTTCAGACCCAGGCGACGTCGAACGCCTGA
- a CDS encoding TVP38/TMEM64 family protein produces MTPTARGRWLRGLALAALAITTVALARSTGLGEAVTSSVQAFLRWVPTLGPWGPVAFIAGYALAVVAFVPGSVLTLAAGGIFGLAAGTIYVFAAASLGACGAFALARTVARGAIERRLEGNARFAAIDRAIAAEGRKIAFLLRLSPAFPFSLLNYALGLTKLRFRDYALACLGMLPGTLLYVYLGSLAGDAAGRSQSAPTALEWIFKAAGLVVTLIATAVITRTARRALREATGEPPQS; encoded by the coding sequence ATGACGCCGACCGCGCGAGGACGATGGCTGCGCGGGCTCGCGCTCGCAGCGCTCGCCATCACCACGGTGGCGCTGGCTCGGAGCACCGGGCTCGGCGAGGCGGTGACGTCGAGCGTGCAGGCCTTCCTGCGCTGGGTGCCGACGCTCGGCCCCTGGGGGCCGGTCGCGTTCATTGCAGGCTACGCGCTCGCGGTGGTCGCGTTCGTACCGGGCTCGGTGCTCACGCTCGCGGCCGGCGGCATCTTCGGCCTGGCGGCCGGGACGATCTACGTCTTCGCCGCCGCGAGCCTCGGCGCGTGCGGGGCCTTCGCGCTGGCGCGGACCGTCGCGCGGGGCGCGATCGAGCGCCGGCTCGAGGGAAACGCGCGCTTCGCGGCGATCGATCGCGCCATCGCGGCCGAGGGCCGGAAGATCGCCTTCCTGCTGCGGCTCTCTCCGGCGTTTCCGTTCAGCCTGCTGAACTACGCGCTCGGCCTGACCAAGCTTCGCTTCCGCGACTACGCACTCGCGTGTCTGGGCATGCTCCCCGGAACCCTGCTGTACGTCTACCTCGGCTCGCTTGCGGGGGACGCGGCCGGCCGGAGCCAGAGCGCGCCGACGGCGCTGGAGTGGATCTTCAAGGCGGCAGGCCTGGTCGTCACGCTGATCGCGACCGCGGTCATCACGCGCACCGCGCGGCGCGCGCTCCGCGAGGCCACGGGCGAGCCGCCACAGTCCTGA